ACTGACATTTTAGCACTCAGGACATACCCAAACCACGGGAAGCCACATCAGTTGCGATGAGGATTGGAGCTTTTCCACTGCGGAACtctaaaacacaaagaaaagatgattcaGGGTCTAGAATAAACTTGGCGATTCATTGACCACACCTTGAGGTATGTCTGCACATTGGAAcgtcttgaaaataaaaaaatattaataaaagacTATTGCCCAGAACCAATTTACGCCACAAAGAACCATTTGACCACTGACCATGTTTACTGCACTGACATTTACGTACGCGCTGTTCGGccagtgaaaaacattgccaaaagcaacagaggagcatctgcaagtgatttttaaggcactattacaaccccaatttcaatgacgttggaatgttgtgttaaacataaataaaaacagattacgatgatttgcaaatcatgttcaacatatatttaattgaatccactacaaagacaagatatttaatgttcaaactgataaattttatgtttttagtagataatccttaacttagaatgttatggctgcaacacgttgcaaaaaagctgggacagggtcatgtttaccactgtgttacatcaccttttcttttaacaacattcattaaacctttgggaactgaggacactaattgttgaagctttaggtggaattctttcccattcttgcttgatgtacagcttcagctgttcaacagtccggggtctccgttgttgtattttacacttcataatccgccacacattttcaatgagacaggtctggactgcaggccggccactctagtacccgcactcttttactacgaagccacgctgttgtaacacgtgcagaatgtggtttggcattgtcttgctgaaataagcacgggcgtccatgaaaaagatgttgcttggatggcagcatatgtttctccaaaacctgtatgttcctttcagcattaatggtaacttcacagatgtgtaagttacccatgccattgggacTAACACAGCAGCATACCATCACATATtctggcttttaaactttgtgtccataacagtccggatggttcttttcctctttggcccggaggacacaacgtccacaatttccaaaaacaatttcaaatgtggactcgtcggaccacagaacacttttccactttgcatcagtccattttagatgagctcgggcccagagaagccggcggcgtttctgggtgttgttgataaatggcttttgctttgtatagtagagtttcaagttgcacttacagctgtagcaccaaactgtatttactgacattaggttttctgaagtgttcctgagcccatgtggtgatatcctttccacattgatgttggtttttgatgcagtgccgcctcagGGATCGATGGTCACGGggattcgatgttggttttcggccttgccgcttacatgcagtgatttctccagattctctgaaccttttgatgatattatggaccgatgatgatgaaatccctaaattcctttcaattgtatgttgaggaacattgtccttaaactgttggactattttctcacgcacttgttcacaaagaggtgaaccttgccccatctttgcttgtgaatgactgagcaattcagggaagctccttttttacccaatcatggcacccacctgttcccaattagcctgttcacctctgggatgttccatacaggtgtttgatgagcattcttcaactttctcagtcttttttgccacctgtccaagcttttttgggaacgtgttgcagccataaaattctatgttaatgattatttgctaaaaacaataaggtttatcagtttgaacattaaatatctgtattcaattaaatatagatttgcaaatcattgtattctgtttttatttgtttaacacaacgtctcaacttcattggaattggggttgtagatgtgtctgcgattggctggcgaccagttcagggtgtaccctgcctctagcCCAAAGATatctgggacaggctccagcacgctcgcgacacgagtgaggataagtggaacggaagatgaatgaatgaatattagatgtgtaatataCATAAGTTGTATGattgagctgaatggtagttagcaggatttttttaaacctaataTGGTAATTGCTCAGGCCCTAATGCTAAATGCGAATGCTTATCGTTTAGCAAAGGCGATGTTTGTTCTCCCAAATTTCAAACCATACACTCTGTACCAAAATATGTAGTATAAGGATcaagtccagccctcataaatgacattaaaatgcatgtaagtagtaaaataataataataataatgcatttggGGGGATTTTGTTTTTGGCGAGACagtggggtggaggggggggggggggttaggggGGCGCATTACTCTGCTTAATATCTATAGGACCATCGATTctaaacatattttattgtgaCAAGCCTACTATATTGTGACTGTTAGTGTGTTTGTTGTACCTGATAACACCCAATCTCTCTCTGGCTGGCTCTTGTCACCATGAATGCACATTGCTGGCCACCTACAAAACAAAGCAGCAATCTACGTCAAAAGACAGCTCTGTGACATCATTGATAGCTCCTCAAACTGTAACAGCATCTTCCTCAGCTCACCCATCACGTCTCATCCTACGTGTGAGGTCATCACATCGCTTCTTGGTCTCGACAAAGATGATAGTCTTGTTCTCTTTCTCAGCCATGATCTCCTCCATCAGCTGTATCAacctaaagtaaaaaaaaaaaaaaaaaaaaaaaaaaaaaaaaaaaaaaaagtatgattaaaaacatgcaaacaggtCTGCTATGTGAGCAGTATCTTACTTGTTGTCCTTTTCACTATCCATGCACACGTCAACTATTTGAAGGATGTTGTGGTTCGCACTGAGCTCAAGAGCGCCAACATTGATCTGCACGTAGTCTTTAAGGAAGTCTTCAGCCAGCTGACGTACCTCTTTTGGCCAGGTGGCACTCCACATCAGCGTCTGTCTATCCGGCTAGACATGCACAAATACAGTTACATCTCAAGAAgctacaatttttattttagtgctTTTTAAAACTTCATGAAACAGGACATAGCTATCTTTCCCATTTGTGGACTGAGTTTATTATTGGCATTACCCTGATCTGGTCCACAATTTTGCGaatctggggttcaaatcccatgtCCAGCATGCGGTCAGCTTCATCCAGAACTAAATATGTGCATCGCCGCAGGTTGGTCTTCCCTGACTCAAGAAAGTCAATCAGACGCCCTGGAGTGGCGATGCAGATTTCAACCCCTGTGAGGGAGAAATAGATAAATATAAAGGCTTCTTTGTACTCGCGCGGGCGGTGACCGCGCTGTCGTCACTGCAGCTATCCcccgcgcagtttgcctttatactcgagcgcaaccccatgcgcactgttttgaaaatgtcctgcaGTTCTCCTGCAAGTCGGGGTGTCCCTACAGCTAGGAGACCAGAGTGGACTTTCCTCTGtattttatggccatttccggtagccatttttactttactttccggaaaggaacaaagcaacaacaatggcgaccatgcaacagtgtctgctagaacaaatggtcCGAAATGACCAGATGGTAcgtttaattatactgcaaaaagaaggcagcggcgtaggtggtatgtggaaccaagcgGAAAGCTGAGTAAGTCattacagcatgtgactaaaacggaccaatcacgagagatgatctccatgGCATTCTGCGCgcggcgacaatttgtgccgtgtgcgcgtcaagtgccgCACGGCCctatgcgtcggtcacgtgatatAATGCGGGCACTGTTGGCCGTGCGAGAGTATAAAGAGGCTTTAAGACAATGGAAACTAGATAGTTGGACGGTGCAATTAATTTAGAAAAGTTCATGTCTATAAATTCAGAAAAGGCGCTTTCTCTGAAGAGAACATTCTTGAGAACAGAGacatcaaactcatttttgtcacaggccaaagcgtagttatgatttcccttgGAGGGCCATTAtcactgtgaacccatataaatgtataatcccTTCATATCATTACATATAAACACcacattgatggataactagttttaaaatcagaagccagtaaaagtTGTTAGTTCaactattatttatttgaaaaggggcattggtaacaaaaaaaaagggtgatATAATATCTCAACgtaattaaaagtgaagacaatttgcaattttggcatGAAACATGAAGCCGAcatacatgatttgctttcgcgggccacataaaatgatattgggggccagatctggcccccaggccttgagtttgacaccaatgCTTTAGCCCGTTCAATGAGAATACAGTACAagcaaagtaaaagtaaatagctGTTCAAGTTGTATTTCTTTAGACATAGTAGCTAAACagtacaataataattaatggtCAATAGTGAATACCTCTCTCGAGATCGCGGATCTGGGGTCCTTTGGGAGCACCCCCATACACACAAGTGGTTTTGATACGAGATGATTTCCCATAGTCGCACGCCACCTGCTGGACCTGCTGTGCCAGTTCTCTTGTGGGGGCCAGAACTAAACACTATAGAGTATGAAAAACATGCCATAAAGAAGACCCACTATCAAATCGTGTTATAAATATGCAGCACGTGACTCTCAGCAATATTTATATTCCAATTCTCTTTACGTACAATGGGTCCATCTCCACGCTCCAGGTAGGGCTGATGATTGATGTGCACAATGGCTGGCAGCAGATACTGTGGACGAACAAAAGGGAATTGATTTTATTACTATGAAGAACAGCATTCAAATGAATAATTCTGAGGATTTGtgtagttttaatcagcattcGTTGGGCAttcctgcacaatctaatgtgaTCCTATTCAAGAGTTACAGTTCTTTCAttaacatgtttattattgtattggTTATAGTTTGCAGTTGTGTGGAAGGATTTAGTGCCTAAAAGGATTTAGTGCCTAAAAATGGTGTGGTGTGGAGGTGGTTTGTAAATTATGCTGAAAACTGTTACCTCCAAAGGTGGAAACAGGACCAATATTTCACCACCTAAAGCTAAAACACACAGCTGAATATAAGCAGGCTATGAAGACATGTGTGGAGGACAAGTAAACACCTTGTGTGGCTCGGTGTAAAAGTCTACAAATGTTTAACCAAGCATTGCTGGAGCACTCCCGAGCTGCAATCCTTACgatttaaaaacaaccattcattcattcatcttccgttccgcttatccccactagggtcgcgggcgtgctggagcctatcccagctatcttcgggcgagaggcggggtacacctgaactggtcgcagggcacatataaacaaacaaccattcacactgacattcacacccaagggcaatttagaatcttcaatcaacctaccatgcatgtttttcagacctgggaggaaaccggagtacccggagaaaacccacacaggcacggggagaacaagcaaactccactcaggcggggccgggatttgaaccccggtcctcagaactgtgaggcggatgtgctcaaCAGTccccccaccgtgccgctaaaaaacaacccaaaaaataagtaaataaataaataataaataaataaatacataaattttaAATAAGCTGGATATTACCGAAGCGGTGACATATATAGCTTAGCCAAAGACATGATGCCAATTAAGACTGTACAAAAGGagggttttaaacaaaaaagttgGACTTATGGAATCTACAAGAGCACCAACAGGTGTGTCACAACAGGCAACGGGTCCAATGTTGTCAAAGCCATCTCCCTCAATAAATGGACCAGACTTGTCATGTTTTAGACATCGTCTCCACACCGCTATTAGCAGGTTTCAAGTGCATTTAAAATACTgcattatatttatgtattaatattttattatttacttcaACTTTAAATATTGTGATAGAATTTTGAGgctttatatgtgctctgcgattggctggcaaccagttcaggctgtaccccggctctcgcctgaagtcagctgagatgggcgccagcagacctgcgaccctagtcaggataagcagttaagagaatggatggatgggtcacCCACCCCTAGTGGCCAGTGAGTAtataaacaaaagacatttccaATTTACCATGTGTTCTTAGGGTTAAAGATGTGTCTCACCGACAGGGTCTTCCCTGAGCCGGTCTGTGCAATTCCCACCATGTCTCTCCCACTGAGGGCGAGAGGGAATCCTTGAGCCTGAATGGCTGTTGGCTCCTTGAAGTTTTGCTGCATCAAGACATCCATTACATATTCTAAATAGGAGAAGagaacaaacaaatgtattcaGTGAAGAAGACACCCAagacatttgcatttgttttgtgtattttttttgtggtaacgTAGATCATCAGCAGTGCTGGGAAGTAACCGAGTACGAATACTTTTTTAGTGTAGATTTTTCCATATACAGTGTCTATACGTGAGTATTTCTTTCTggggactttttatttttactccggACATTTGAAAACTTTTACCTGTACTTTCTacccttactttgtcaaaatacgcTTGCTACTGTATTCAACCTTTGAAGTTGATGAcacattgtacaaccccaattccaatgaagttggaacgttgtgttaaacagaatacaatgatttgcaaatcatgttcaacctatatttaattgaatacataacaaagacaatatattcaatattca
This Phycodurus eques isolate BA_2022a chromosome 16, UOR_Pequ_1.1, whole genome shotgun sequence DNA region includes the following protein-coding sequences:
- the ddx17 gene encoding probable ATP-dependent RNA helicase DDX17 isoform X4 codes for the protein MRGSYADRDRDRGRDRGSPRFGSSRGGSASIKKFGSPGDRLRKKRWDLEELPKFEKNFYKEHPEVQRMSQYDIEEYGRKKEITIRGSGCPKPVTGFHQAKFPQYVMDVLMQQNFKEPTAIQAQGFPLALSGRDMVGIAQTGSGKTLSYLLPAIVHINHQPYLERGDGPICLVLAPTRELAQQVQQVACDYGKSSRIKTTCVYGGAPKGPQIRDLERGVEICIATPGRLIDFLESGKTNLRRCTYLVLDEADRMLDMGFEPQIRKIVDQIRPDRQTLMWSATWPKEVRQLAEDFLKDYVQINVGALELSANHNILQIVDVCMDSEKDNKLIQLMEEIMAEKENKTIIFVETKKRCDDLTRRMRRDGWPAMCIHGDKSQPERDWVLSEFRSGKAPILIATDVASRGLDVEDVKFVINYDYPNSSEDYIHRIGRTARSNNKGTAYTFFTPGNLRQARDLIRVLEEARQAINPKLLQLVDTGRGGGGGDMARRRWIQIVLQYRSQSGRRIQCRWPSPFPRKLHFQQSQPHVPRRV